A portion of the Bombus terrestris chromosome 3, iyBomTerr1.2, whole genome shotgun sequence genome contains these proteins:
- the LOC100645747 gene encoding dyslexia-associated protein KIAA0319-like protein isoform X1, with product MFKILYLGLYLLLFGNCIGDYPDRDTKWQMLCPGLYPRAFTSYTPRGNLSSGIYTTQPLNTMKHCVAACCTETTCNVALMHNGTCYHVQCKSSKLCIPLYRKDLANENPPSMVLVKPVEEDEMWSDLLDQINDDTGGFLMDGTEGDHILFGGSNGISCITQTNCLEHEICVKSGDKSDIGICQCSTGFKHNSAGICTLVEDIELGVTPQGKPQSIKDSGTSMKPPVKRLLVSAVSKEVRLPENEVTLSAYTVPAEQGNEHYNYAWSLLSQPDGHTGTMSDQNCMTVKLSNLSEGLYTFKVTVNGPNTYGETYANVSVLPPKRINQAPVAIISPASQVVKLPNTGAVLDGSSSKDDDRVISYHWELQRGPIGYHPNLIDTPTLQLDNLIPGNYTFKLTVEDSNHITNSTSANITVLKIIDYPPSANAGQDIIIYLPQNTLTLNGNLSTDDHGIASWEWTKSPSDQNKAVDMQNTRTPYLQLSNLEEGMYTFVLKVTDDSEQFSTAEVHVFVKPPTNKPPKADAGELITIALPETKTVLDGRKSKDDIKIVSYHWEQMSGPSNAVFSAVNESVTNITKLTKGDYEFKLTVIDDNGNKDSDTVKVKVTQNKNAAPKANAGGDQVVIAPISALIINGSQSTDDLRINEWMWSRDPSSLAIGTIVQNSDKSPILMLTDIVPGRYLFRLKVIDDQGLSSEDTVSVIVKPDPQLLHLVELTLNIEANLLTVSQKNSLVLKLQMLLRDEASIVVRNLRAEPHTGRAVLIFYVEKKGGKVAMYGPEVVKRLKEKLRQDSGILHLSVANIDTAVCQNNCSGHGVCDQETRLCMCEAFWMQNLIQKYFGNGDSNCGWSILYVIIALLSLVVCWVGLVWGLVCMCQRICTGKRRSLGTKKKPPRYSLLQPEPEDDSSTFSTHKMVLSESDTDSDDVLFEHRKAKNSSQVRNGKSRNGFIKVGSRVKT from the exons ATGTTTAAGATCCTTTATTTAGGATTATATTTATTGCTGTTTGGAAATTGCATTGGTGATTATCCAGATAGGGACACAAAATGGCAAATGCTATGCCCAGGTTTATATCCGAGAGCTTTTACAAGTTACACACCTCGTGGAAATCTATCTAGTGGAATATATACTACCCAACCTTTAAATACCATGAAACACTGTGTCGCTGCATGCTGCACCGAAACTACATGCAATGTGGCACTTATGCATAATGGTACCTGCTATCATGTGCAGTGTAAAAGTTCCAAATTATGTATACCTTTATATAGGAAGGATTTGGCAAATGAAAATCCTCCAAGCATGGTTCTAGTTAAACCTGTAGAAGAAGATGAGATGTGGAGTGATTTGTTGGATCAAATAAATGATGATACTGG AGGGTTTCTCATGGATGGTACAGAAGGAGATCATATTCTTTTTGGTGGGTCAAATGGGATAAGTTGCATCACTCAAACGAATTGTTTAGAGCATGAAATCTGTGTTAAGTCTGGGGATAAGTCTGATATTGGAATTTGTCAATGTTCTACTGGATTTAAGCACAATAGTGCAG GAATTTGCACTTTGGTGGAAGACATAGAACTTGGTGTAACACCTCAAGGAAAACCACAAAGTATAAAAGATTCTGGAACATCTATGAAGCCACCAGTAAAACGACTGCTGGTTTCTGCAGTTTCAAAAGAAGTACGCTTACCAGAGAATGAAGTAACATTATCTGCATATACTGTGCCAGCAGAACAAGGAAATGAACATTACAATTACGCTTGGAGTCTTCTAAGTCAACCAGATGGCCATACTGGCACAATGTCTGATCAGAACTGTATGACTGttaaattaagtaatttatCTGAGggtttatatacttttaaagtAACAGTAAATGGTCCAAATACCTATGGAGAAACATATGCAAATGTTAGCGTTTTACCAC CCAAGAGAATAAATCAAGCACCAGTTGCTATAATTTCACCCGCGTCGCAGGTTGTAAAATTACCGAATACGGGAGCTGTATTAGATGGTTCGTCGAGTAAAGATGACGATCGTGTTATTTCTTATCATTGGGAATTGCAACGAGGTCCTATTGGATATCATCCTAATCTAATCGATACACCTACTTTACAATTAGATAATCTTATCCCCGGCAACTATACTTTTAA gtTGACAGTAGAAGATTCCAATCATATCACTAATTCTACAAGTGCTAATATAAcagttttgaaaataattgattATCCTCCTAGTGCTAATGCTGGTCAagacattattatatatttacctCAGAACACATTGACACTCAATGGTAACTTAAGTACAGATGATCATGGAATAGCAAGTTGGGAATGGACAAAAAGTCCTTCAGATCAAAACAAGGCAGTAGATATGCAGAATACAAGAACGCCGTATTTACAACTGTCTAATTTGGAGGAAGGAATGTATACGTTTGTGCTAAAAGTAACAGACGATTCAGAACAATTTTCTACAGCTGAGGTTCATGTGTTTGTGAAACCACCAACCAATAAACCGCCGAAAG CTGATGCTGGCGAACTTATAACTATAGCGTTACCCGAAACAAAAACTGTACTTGATGGTCGGAAAAGTAAAGATGATATTAAGATTGTATCTTACCATTGGGAGCAAATGAG TGGACCTAGTAATGCTGTATTTTCGGCAGTGAATGAATCAGTTacgaatattacaaaattaacgaAGGGTGATTACGAGTTTAAGTTAACTGTAATTGACGATAATGGAAATAAAGATTCGGACACCGTTAAAGTAAAAGTTACACAaa ATAAAAATGCTGCCCCGAAAGCAAACGCAGGTGGAGATCAGGTTGTTATAGCCCCGATTAGCGCACTAATTATTAATGGATCTCAATCAACTGACGACCTAAGAATTAATGAATGGATGTGGTCCAGGGATCCGTCTAGTCTTGCTATAGGCACTATAGTTCAGAATTCTGATAAATCGCCAATCTTAatg ttgACAGATATCGTGCCAGGAAGATACCTTTTTAGattaaaagtaatagatgaTCAAGGTCTTAGTAGCGAGGACACTGTATCCGTGATAGTAAAACCCG acCCACAATTATTGCATTTAGTTGAATTAACATTGAATATCGAAGCAAATTTGTTAACAGTGTCGCAAAAAAATTCTTtggtattaaaattacaaatgttACTGCGGGATGAAGCATCTATTGTTGTCCGAAATTTAAGAGCGGAGCCACATACAGGCAGAGCTGTCTTAATTTtctatgtagagaaaaaaggaggaaaagttGCTATGTATGGGCCAGAAGTAGTTAAacgattgaaagaaaaattaagacAAGATTCAGGCATTCTTCACTTGTCTGTTGCAAACATTGATACTGCTGTGTGTCAAAATAATTGTTCAG gCCATGGAGTATGTGATCAAGAAACAAGATTATGTATGTGTGAAGCATTTTGGATGCAAAATTTAATACAGAAATACTTTGGCAATGGCGATTCCAATTGTg GTTGGAGTATTCTCTATGTAATAATAGCATTATTGTCTCTAGTCGTATGTTGGGTTGGCCTCGTTTGGGGTCTTGTTTGTATGTGTCAAAGAATATGTACAGGTAAACGACGTTCACTTGGTACTAAGAAAAAACCACCGCGTTATTCTCTTCTACAACCGGAACCGGAGGACGACAGCAGCACAT tttcaaCACATAAAATGGTGTTATCTGAATCAGACACGGACTCTGATGATGTCTTATTCGAACATCGTAAAGCGAAAAATAGTAGTCAAGTAAGAAACGGTAAATCTCGAAATGGCTTTATTAAAGTGGGTTCTAGAGTGAAAACATGA
- the LOC100645747 gene encoding dyslexia-associated protein KIAA0319-like protein isoform X2, protein MFKILYLGLYLLLFGNCIGDYPDRDTKWQMLCPGLYPRAFTSYTPRGNLSSGIYTTQPLNTMKHCVAACCTETTCNVALMHNGTCYHVQCKSSKLCIPLYRKDLANENPPSMVLVKPVEEDEMWSDLLDQINDDTGGFLMDGTEGDHILFGGSNGISCITQTNCLEHEICVKSGDKSDIGICQCSTGFKHNSAGICTLVEDIELGVTPQGKPQSIKDSGTSMKPPVKRLLVSAVSKEVRLPENEVTLSAYTVPAEQGNEHYNYAWSLLSQPDGHTGTMSDQNCMTVKLSNLSEGLYTFKVTVNGPNTYGETYANVSVLPPKRINQAPVAIISPASQVVKLPNTGAVLDGSSSKDDDRVISYHWELQRGPIGYHPNLIDTPTLQLDNLIPGNYTFKLTVEDSNHITNSTSANITVLKIIDYPPSANAGQDIIIYLPQNTLTLNGNLSTDDHGIASWEWTKSPSDQNKAVDMQNTRTPYLQLSNLEEGMYTFVLKVTDDSEQFSTAEVHVFVKPPTNKPPKADAGELITIALPETKTVLDGRKSKDDIKIVSYHWEQMSGPSNAVFSAVNESVTNITKLTKGDYEFKLTVIDDNGNKDSDTVKVKVTQNKNAAPKANAGGDQVVIAPISALIINGSQSTDDLRINEWMWSRDPSSLAIGTIVQNSDKSPILMLTDIVPGRYLFRLKVIDDQGLSSEDTVSVIVKPDPQLLHLVELTLNIEANLLTVSQKNSLVLKLQMLLRDEASIVVRNLRAEPHTGRAVLIFYVEKKGGKVAMYGPEVVKRLKEKLRQDSGILHLSVANIDTAVCQNNCSGHGVCDQETRLCMCEAFWMQNLIQKYFGNGDSNCGWSILYVIIALLSLVVCWVGLVWGLVCMCQRICTGKRRSLGTKKKPPRYSLLQPEPEDDSSTFSTHKMVLSESDTDSDDVLFEHRKAKNSSQVRNGICFRNV, encoded by the exons ATGTTTAAGATCCTTTATTTAGGATTATATTTATTGCTGTTTGGAAATTGCATTGGTGATTATCCAGATAGGGACACAAAATGGCAAATGCTATGCCCAGGTTTATATCCGAGAGCTTTTACAAGTTACACACCTCGTGGAAATCTATCTAGTGGAATATATACTACCCAACCTTTAAATACCATGAAACACTGTGTCGCTGCATGCTGCACCGAAACTACATGCAATGTGGCACTTATGCATAATGGTACCTGCTATCATGTGCAGTGTAAAAGTTCCAAATTATGTATACCTTTATATAGGAAGGATTTGGCAAATGAAAATCCTCCAAGCATGGTTCTAGTTAAACCTGTAGAAGAAGATGAGATGTGGAGTGATTTGTTGGATCAAATAAATGATGATACTGG AGGGTTTCTCATGGATGGTACAGAAGGAGATCATATTCTTTTTGGTGGGTCAAATGGGATAAGTTGCATCACTCAAACGAATTGTTTAGAGCATGAAATCTGTGTTAAGTCTGGGGATAAGTCTGATATTGGAATTTGTCAATGTTCTACTGGATTTAAGCACAATAGTGCAG GAATTTGCACTTTGGTGGAAGACATAGAACTTGGTGTAACACCTCAAGGAAAACCACAAAGTATAAAAGATTCTGGAACATCTATGAAGCCACCAGTAAAACGACTGCTGGTTTCTGCAGTTTCAAAAGAAGTACGCTTACCAGAGAATGAAGTAACATTATCTGCATATACTGTGCCAGCAGAACAAGGAAATGAACATTACAATTACGCTTGGAGTCTTCTAAGTCAACCAGATGGCCATACTGGCACAATGTCTGATCAGAACTGTATGACTGttaaattaagtaatttatCTGAGggtttatatacttttaaagtAACAGTAAATGGTCCAAATACCTATGGAGAAACATATGCAAATGTTAGCGTTTTACCAC CCAAGAGAATAAATCAAGCACCAGTTGCTATAATTTCACCCGCGTCGCAGGTTGTAAAATTACCGAATACGGGAGCTGTATTAGATGGTTCGTCGAGTAAAGATGACGATCGTGTTATTTCTTATCATTGGGAATTGCAACGAGGTCCTATTGGATATCATCCTAATCTAATCGATACACCTACTTTACAATTAGATAATCTTATCCCCGGCAACTATACTTTTAA gtTGACAGTAGAAGATTCCAATCATATCACTAATTCTACAAGTGCTAATATAAcagttttgaaaataattgattATCCTCCTAGTGCTAATGCTGGTCAagacattattatatatttacctCAGAACACATTGACACTCAATGGTAACTTAAGTACAGATGATCATGGAATAGCAAGTTGGGAATGGACAAAAAGTCCTTCAGATCAAAACAAGGCAGTAGATATGCAGAATACAAGAACGCCGTATTTACAACTGTCTAATTTGGAGGAAGGAATGTATACGTTTGTGCTAAAAGTAACAGACGATTCAGAACAATTTTCTACAGCTGAGGTTCATGTGTTTGTGAAACCACCAACCAATAAACCGCCGAAAG CTGATGCTGGCGAACTTATAACTATAGCGTTACCCGAAACAAAAACTGTACTTGATGGTCGGAAAAGTAAAGATGATATTAAGATTGTATCTTACCATTGGGAGCAAATGAG TGGACCTAGTAATGCTGTATTTTCGGCAGTGAATGAATCAGTTacgaatattacaaaattaacgaAGGGTGATTACGAGTTTAAGTTAACTGTAATTGACGATAATGGAAATAAAGATTCGGACACCGTTAAAGTAAAAGTTACACAaa ATAAAAATGCTGCCCCGAAAGCAAACGCAGGTGGAGATCAGGTTGTTATAGCCCCGATTAGCGCACTAATTATTAATGGATCTCAATCAACTGACGACCTAAGAATTAATGAATGGATGTGGTCCAGGGATCCGTCTAGTCTTGCTATAGGCACTATAGTTCAGAATTCTGATAAATCGCCAATCTTAatg ttgACAGATATCGTGCCAGGAAGATACCTTTTTAGattaaaagtaatagatgaTCAAGGTCTTAGTAGCGAGGACACTGTATCCGTGATAGTAAAACCCG acCCACAATTATTGCATTTAGTTGAATTAACATTGAATATCGAAGCAAATTTGTTAACAGTGTCGCAAAAAAATTCTTtggtattaaaattacaaatgttACTGCGGGATGAAGCATCTATTGTTGTCCGAAATTTAAGAGCGGAGCCACATACAGGCAGAGCTGTCTTAATTTtctatgtagagaaaaaaggaggaaaagttGCTATGTATGGGCCAGAAGTAGTTAAacgattgaaagaaaaattaagacAAGATTCAGGCATTCTTCACTTGTCTGTTGCAAACATTGATACTGCTGTGTGTCAAAATAATTGTTCAG gCCATGGAGTATGTGATCAAGAAACAAGATTATGTATGTGTGAAGCATTTTGGATGCAAAATTTAATACAGAAATACTTTGGCAATGGCGATTCCAATTGTg GTTGGAGTATTCTCTATGTAATAATAGCATTATTGTCTCTAGTCGTATGTTGGGTTGGCCTCGTTTGGGGTCTTGTTTGTATGTGTCAAAGAATATGTACAGGTAAACGACGTTCACTTGGTACTAAGAAAAAACCACCGCGTTATTCTCTTCTACAACCGGAACCGGAGGACGACAGCAGCACAT tttcaaCACATAAAATGGTGTTATCTGAATCAGACACGGACTCTGATGATGTCTTATTCGAACATCGTAAAGCGAAAAATAGTAGTCAAGTAAGAAACG GAATTTGTTTCAGGAATGTATAG
- the LOC100649803 gene encoding tripartite motif-containing protein 45 isoform X1: protein MVSMDFINCSKYRSIKSCCSEKSSMDDENKNNEFRNKDCIFLERKNKIEDGYSTVNVEPLRFVKNVHMKDQINGDIQKESFSSFNTREEKDFRCPRCGQSMQEPRLLPCLHPICSTCISELMSKPFDNFTKSIKTQNNQSESSQNNYYEICPLCDVQLPNANSTVPPPHYPLQYRLVMSAIRSKFTNKILCDICPDEVVAVVQCSTCLRNFCLDCGMKHQQQITMELKPLKHSIRPLMEATKVRRTALCQQHPTHALRFYCIACQQVTCRECMWSSQHRGHASENAVGVAKRVILYLTKMLQRAKMVLNMLLTQYDRDAFLNSSFEEIKDTCISVDYRYVKLTIF from the exons ATGGTGTCTATGGATTTTATCAACTGTTCGAAATATCGATCTATAAAGAGTTGCTGCAGTGAAAAGTCATCGATGGACGATGAAAATAAGAACAATGAATTTCGTAATAAAGACTGTATATTCCttgaacgaaaaaataaaatcgaagATGGATATTCTACTGTTAACGTGGAGCCATTACGTTTCGTTAAAAACGTACA CATGAAAGACCAAATAAACGGAGATATACAAAAGGAAAGTTTCTCTTCCTTTAATACGCGGGAAGAAAAAGATTTTCGATGTCCTAGATGTGGTCAAAGCATGCAAGAACCTAGATTACTTCCTTGCTTGCATCCTATATGTTCAACATGTATTTCAGAATTAATGAGTAAAC CATttgataattttacaaaaagtaTTAAAACTCAAAATAATCAATCGGAAAGCAGCcaaaataattattacgaaATTTGCCCTCTATGTGATGTTCAATTACCAAATGCTAATTCAACAGTTCCACCTCCGCATTATCCTCTTCAGTATCGTCTGGTAATGAGTGCTATCCGCTCTAAATTTACAAACAAAATACTTTGTGATATTTGCCCAGATGAAGTTGTT gcAGTTGTTCAGTGTTCCACGTGTCTTCGCAATTTTTGCTTAGACTGTGGTATGAAACATCAACAACAAATCACAATGGAATTAAAACCATTAAAACATTCGATAAGACCGCTAATGGAAGCTACAAAAGTACGACGTACTGCACTTTGTCAGCAACATCCTACACATGCTTTGCGTTTTTATTGTATTGCTTGTCAACAG GTAACCTGTAGAGAATGTATGTGGAGTAGCCAACACAGAGGTCATGCAAGTGAAAATGCTGTTGGAGTTGCAAAAcgagttattttatatttaacgaaAATGTTGCAAAGAGCAAAAATGGTTTTAAATATGCTCCTAACGCAGTACGATCGAGATGCATTTTTAAATAGCTCTTTTGAGGAAATAAAGGATACCTGCATTTCAGTTGATTATAGGTATGTTAAactgacaattttttaa
- the LOC100649803 gene encoding tripartite motif-containing protein 42 isoform X2, protein MVSMDFINCSKYRSIKSCCSEKSSMDDENKNNEFRNKDCIFLERKNKIEDGYSTVNVEPLRFVKNVHMKDQINGDIQKESFSSFNTREEKDFRCPRCGQSMQEPRLLPCLHPICSTCISELMSKPFDNFTKSIKTQNNQSESSQNNYYEICPLCDVQLPNANSTVPPPHYPLQYRLVMSAIRSKFTNKILCDICPDEVVAVVQCSTCLRNFCLDCGMKHQQQITMELKPLKHSIRPLMEATKVTCRECMWSSQHRGHASENAVGVAKRVILYLTKMLQRAKMVLNMLLTQYDRDAFLNSSFEEIKDTCISVDYRYVKLTIF, encoded by the exons ATGGTGTCTATGGATTTTATCAACTGTTCGAAATATCGATCTATAAAGAGTTGCTGCAGTGAAAAGTCATCGATGGACGATGAAAATAAGAACAATGAATTTCGTAATAAAGACTGTATATTCCttgaacgaaaaaataaaatcgaagATGGATATTCTACTGTTAACGTGGAGCCATTACGTTTCGTTAAAAACGTACA CATGAAAGACCAAATAAACGGAGATATACAAAAGGAAAGTTTCTCTTCCTTTAATACGCGGGAAGAAAAAGATTTTCGATGTCCTAGATGTGGTCAAAGCATGCAAGAACCTAGATTACTTCCTTGCTTGCATCCTATATGTTCAACATGTATTTCAGAATTAATGAGTAAAC CATttgataattttacaaaaagtaTTAAAACTCAAAATAATCAATCGGAAAGCAGCcaaaataattattacgaaATTTGCCCTCTATGTGATGTTCAATTACCAAATGCTAATTCAACAGTTCCACCTCCGCATTATCCTCTTCAGTATCGTCTGGTAATGAGTGCTATCCGCTCTAAATTTACAAACAAAATACTTTGTGATATTTGCCCAGATGAAGTTGTT gcAGTTGTTCAGTGTTCCACGTGTCTTCGCAATTTTTGCTTAGACTGTGGTATGAAACATCAACAACAAATCACAATGGAATTAAAACCATTAAAACATTCGATAAGACCGCTAATGGAAGCTACAAAA GTAACCTGTAGAGAATGTATGTGGAGTAGCCAACACAGAGGTCATGCAAGTGAAAATGCTGTTGGAGTTGCAAAAcgagttattttatatttaacgaaAATGTTGCAAAGAGCAAAAATGGTTTTAAATATGCTCCTAACGCAGTACGATCGAGATGCATTTTTAAATAGCTCTTTTGAGGAAATAAAGGATACCTGCATTTCAGTTGATTATAGGTATGTTAAactgacaattttttaa
- the LOC100649687 gene encoding uncharacterized protein LOC100649687, producing MAAKICFNEALYDGSNLKNYDTTSHSKQAQERIQEFNRLKRARQLLDAISLTNELLADGSNVEILSLANTIITRFKVLGVSNISLENSSQNTRTSIFKPLHTGIYHCCTFCSSGGKKEATCGCGGIIPGGYKGCGHGHIGHPGVYHWSCCGSILRYGCCLSFQKSIHQLLF from the exons ATGGCAGCTAAAAT ATGTTTCAATGAGGCTTTGTACGATGGATCGAACCTCAAGAATTATGATACAACATCACATTCTAAACAGGCACAGGAAAGAATTCAAGAATTCAATAGATTAAAACGAGCTAGACAACTTCTTGATGCTATTTCTCTTACAAATGAATTACTTGCAGATGGTTCAAATGTAGAAATATTGAGTCTTGCTAATACAATAATAACAAGATTTAAAGTCTTGGGTGTATCTAACATATCATTAG aaaattcCAGTCAAAATACAAGGACGTCTATATTCAAACCTCTTCATACTGGTATTTATCACTGTTGTACTTTCTGTTCAAGTGGGGGTAAGAAAGAAGCCACTTGTGGCTGTGGAGGAATTATACCTG GTGGATATAAAGGTTGTGGCCATGGTCATATTGGACATCCTGGGGTATATCATTGGTCTTGCTGTGGATCAATATTACGTTATGGATGTTGCCTCTCTTTTCAAAAAAGTATACATCAACTGCTGTTTTAA
- the LOC100646287 gene encoding peflin isoform X2: MAYPNSMFGATNPETQVNPEVQQWFAAVDRDNSGRITAIELQSALANGQGGTFSDTACRLMIGMFDKEKNGTIDLYEFHALYNYINAWLSVFRSFDHDNSGSIQESELSAALTQMGYRLSPEFISFLIKKSDPKGHSSITVDQFIVLCVQIQKFTDAFRVRDTEQAGVINIGFEDFLGVALDCTI, from the exons ATGGCCTATCCG AATTCAATGTTTGGAGCAACAAATCCTGAAACACAAGTAAATCCAGAAGTACAGCAGTGGTTTGCTGCTGTTGATAGAGATAACAGTGGAAGAATCACGGCTATAGAATTACAATCTGCTTTAGCAAATGGACAAGGGGGTACATTTTCAGATACTGCTTGCCGACTTATGATAG GAATGTTTGATAAAGAAAAGAATGGTACAATAGATTTGTATGAGTTTCATGctctttataattatattaatgcaTGGTTAAGTGTTTTTCGTAGTTTTGATCATGATAATTCTGGAAGTATACAAGAAAGTGAATTAAGTGCAGCATTAACACAGATGGGATATAGATTAAGTCCAGAGTTTATATCATTTCTTATAAAGAAAAGTGATCCTAAGGGCCATTCTAGTATCACAGTTGACCAATTTATTGTGTTATGTGtacaaattcaaaaatttacag ATGCTTTCCGAGTAAGGGATACTGAGCAAGCAGGGGTAATCAATATTGGATTTGAAGATTTTCTAGGTGTTGCACTTGATTGTACTATATAA
- the LOC100646287 gene encoding peflin isoform X1, translated as MLLSENQANANTTNHPTLYNSMFGATNPETQVNPEVQQWFAAVDRDNSGRITAIELQSALANGQGGTFSDTACRLMIGMFDKEKNGTIDLYEFHALYNYINAWLSVFRSFDHDNSGSIQESELSAALTQMGYRLSPEFISFLIKKSDPKGHSSITVDQFIVLCVQIQKFTDAFRVRDTEQAGVINIGFEDFLGVALDCTI; from the exons ATGCTCCTGTCAGAAAATCAAGCAAACGCGAACACTACAAACCACCCTACCCTCTAT AATTCAATGTTTGGAGCAACAAATCCTGAAACACAAGTAAATCCAGAAGTACAGCAGTGGTTTGCTGCTGTTGATAGAGATAACAGTGGAAGAATCACGGCTATAGAATTACAATCTGCTTTAGCAAATGGACAAGGGGGTACATTTTCAGATACTGCTTGCCGACTTATGATAG GAATGTTTGATAAAGAAAAGAATGGTACAATAGATTTGTATGAGTTTCATGctctttataattatattaatgcaTGGTTAAGTGTTTTTCGTAGTTTTGATCATGATAATTCTGGAAGTATACAAGAAAGTGAATTAAGTGCAGCATTAACACAGATGGGATATAGATTAAGTCCAGAGTTTATATCATTTCTTATAAAGAAAAGTGATCCTAAGGGCCATTCTAGTATCACAGTTGACCAATTTATTGTGTTATGTGtacaaattcaaaaatttacag ATGCTTTCCGAGTAAGGGATACTGAGCAAGCAGGGGTAATCAATATTGGATTTGAAGATTTTCTAGGTGTTGCACTTGATTGTACTATATAA